The DNA sequence CCCGATTTCTTCTTCAAAATTAATAAAAGAATCAATAGAGTCTCTTATAATAGTAGCTGTATCACTAACTTCCTCCCACTCTTCAAGTAAAGCCAATAAATATGGAATTACCTCAAGCGAAAGCGAGGTGATAGCTGCTGATGCAAAGGTGTCTACTATTTCTTCAGTTCCCTCACTAAGAAAACGGAGATTATTTGAATCCCTTAAGTCTTCATGTGTTGCGATAGATAAAAATACCCTAATACATAAATTCAGGACTGCTTCATCTTTAGTCTGATTCATTAATTGAACTAATAATGTTTTTTGAGAAAAATCTCCCGCTTTAAATAGTTCTATTACATTAAATAAAACTTCAGTTTCTGTTAAAGACTTTAAAATCTTTTCTTTTATTTCTGACTTCGCTAAATTTGTTTTTTCTCCAAACCATATACTATTCATAAGATTTCCTGTTTCCCCCACAAGTGCACCTACTTTCATTTAACTATCTCTTTCCACTTTCTCGTTGCCATTTCAGAACTTTATTCTGAAAAACAGTAACCTCAGTATGTTTTGGATTATTACCAAATACAATAATCCCCTTTTCATTCTCATGTATTTTTAGTACTTTAGCATTTTCTTTACCATAACCCATTTCATGATAAAATTCTAAATCCATATCATCAATTTGTTCTCGCCGAATAGTTGATTCTCCTGTATTCTTTATATTGGAACTTGTATTCTCTCCTCCAAAAGATAAGCCTTGTACATGGTGACCTTTTTCAAGTTCCCCTCTTCTAACCAACGCTTGATAGTCTGCTCGTGCTTCTTTCAGTTCTTTGTCCTTTACTATTGTAGATTCATCAGGGTTAGGATACCAATCCGGGTTAGTTTCGTGTAATTTTTTTGCCTCATCATAATAAGGTCCATAAACATCCTTACTTGAAGAATTACTAACCGTACCCTTAGTCCCCAAATTCACATCAAACTTGCTAAGTATATCCTGAACCTTGTTCTCCACAATCCGCTCATTCTCAACAGTCTCTTTTAACACTACGCCTTCAGGAGTTGAGGGCATGAGATTTGGACTGAGATTCCGGATATTGGTTATGCCCTGGTCGATCACTTTGCTGGCTGCTACTGCACCATGTGCAGCTTTTTCCTTAAGTACCCTCGTTCCATCCTCAAATGCGTGCTTGGCATTTCGCATACGGGCAGCGGATTGGCTTGCTGATTCTTTTACCAGGGTTTCAGTCTGGCGGATTCCTGTGTCTATCTGCTGCCAGCCTTGGACGAAAGGTTTCGAAGCTTGCTTACGTCAGCCAGCTTATCCTCAGCAGATAATATCTTGCTGAAACTTTTTACGCCCTTTGCAATGGAGCAAGACTGCCTGAGAAGCTTCATACTGTATTCACTTATAAAATTATGTTTTACCAACTAATTTTCTATGCTAAAGTACAAAAAAGCACTTGTTGCCTTTAATTGACAATCAAGTGCTTCAGGTTAATGGTTTCCAATTAGCATTAAATTTGCAAGTTTATAATAACAGTATAACAACTACTATATTCAAGCTTACGAGTCCGTTAGTGAATATACAATCCATATGTTTGTGTTCGTCGCCCCGTAAGTCATCTCGCCTGCTACGTATTCTCTTCTATCATTGAACCTAGCACTATATAATGGGAAACCATCATGGATGTGTATATTCAAACACCTTTATCTATAACTCTAGTAGATATTATTTTTGTGTATTAATATATTCTCTAATTAGTTCCACATCACTTTTTCTCTTTTCATTAGGAGAAATCCCTAATTTTTTATACTTCCATATAATTAATCTCTCATAATGATTATAATTATTTTCTTCCTCCAATAAAGTATAATCAAATTCAACGTCAAACTTACCAGTAGAATATAACTCAAATGTTAAATTAGTCCAAGGTTCCTGCTTATTTCTTTTGAATTCTTCCCATAATTCTCTAAAGATACTATCGAGAATATTTAATTGACGATCTGTCTTGTCTTCATCGACACCTTCCATATCTTCAATATCTAAACTGTATATCGGTTCCTGCTTATTTTTGGGATAGTAGAAAAATACCGTCGAATCACTATATTCATCAACTTCTGAATATACCATTATTTTTTCCCATGGCTCTGGAATAATACTGTTTAAATGAATAGCTATTTTTTGATAAATATTTTCCAAGTTCCCTGTATTCATTTACTTTCCTCCATATACATTTTTCAAGCTAGCTTTAAATTTTTCTCCATCAACTGTATATTTTATTTTAAAGCTAACGGGTCTTACAGAATTCCCTTCATATACAGGTCTAATATCCACTATAACTT is a window from the Aciduricibacillus chroicocephali genome containing:
- the imm47 gene encoding Imm47 family immunity protein; translation: MKVGALVGETGNLMNSIWFGEKTNLAKSEIKEKILKSLTETEVLFNVIELFKAGDFSQKTLLVQLMNQTKDEAVLNLCIRVFLSIATHEDLRDSNNLRFLSEGTEEIVDTFASAAITSLSLEVIPYLLALLEEWEEVSDTATIIRDSIDSFINFEEEIGEDATIDEIGEFYLKFCKENDTNSYYFQQNLAFPGDLAKKLIQRVMLAANKEEPLKMELIPSLLSIWTGEEVPADYNTIISPSNYKDFINYINKLSTENWEKGQKYFYGCKL
- a CDS encoding immunity protein YezG family protein, which gives rise to MNTGNLENIYQKIAIHLNSIIPEPWEKIMVYSEVDEYSDSTVFFYYPKNKQEPIYSLDIEDMEGVDEDKTDRQLNILDSIFRELWEEFKRNKQEPWTNLTFELYSTGKFDVEFDYTLLEEENNYNHYERLIIWKYKKLGISPNEKRKSDVELIREYINTQK